Proteins found in one Sporosarcina sp. FSL K6-3457 genomic segment:
- the plsX gene encoding phosphate acyltransferase PlsX — MIIALDGMGGDHAPGEMIAGALESLAAFDDIHIHIYGDEQAMSPFLQQHERLKVIHCTEKIEADDEPVRAIRRKKDASMVRMAQAVKDGEAAACVSAGNTGALMAAGLFIVGRIDGIERPALAPTLPTVDGKGFVMLDLGANADAKPSQLGQYAVMGSIYAEKVRSINNPRVGLLNIGTEEGKGNELTKAAFAILSEAPINFIGNVEARDLLTGVADVVVTDGFTGNVVLKTIEGTAGAFFSMLKEVYGASLKTKLSAALVKNDLRSLKNKMDYTEYGGAGLFGLNSPVIKAHGSSNANAILNAIRQARTMAQYDVCGTIRETVGKVDIQ; from the coding sequence ATGATTATAGCGCTAGATGGAATGGGCGGAGATCATGCACCGGGTGAAATGATCGCAGGTGCATTGGAAAGTCTCGCTGCATTTGATGATATACATATACATATTTATGGTGATGAGCAGGCTATGTCACCATTTTTACAGCAACATGAGCGTCTAAAGGTGATTCACTGTACGGAGAAAATTGAAGCGGATGACGAACCAGTTCGAGCGATCCGTCGGAAAAAAGACGCATCTATGGTGAGAATGGCGCAAGCGGTTAAGGACGGGGAAGCGGCAGCATGTGTGTCGGCAGGTAATACAGGCGCGCTGATGGCGGCGGGTTTGTTCATCGTAGGGCGGATTGATGGTATTGAGCGCCCGGCTCTTGCACCTACGCTTCCGACGGTTGATGGCAAAGGCTTTGTCATGTTAGACCTTGGTGCAAATGCAGATGCGAAACCGTCACAGCTTGGGCAATATGCGGTGATGGGCAGCATTTACGCTGAAAAAGTACGGAGCATCAATAATCCGCGTGTCGGCTTGCTCAATATTGGAACCGAAGAGGGCAAAGGTAATGAACTGACGAAAGCTGCGTTTGCTATTTTGTCAGAAGCACCAATCAACTTTATCGGTAATGTGGAGGCACGTGACTTATTGACTGGTGTAGCAGATGTCGTGGTAACGGATGGTTTTACAGGTAATGTTGTGTTAAAGACCATCGAAGGGACTGCGGGTGCTTTCTTTTCGATGTTAAAAGAAGTATATGGTGCTTCATTGAAAACGAAATTATCTGCGGCACTTGTAAAAAATGATTTACGTAGCTTGAAAAATAAAATGGATTATACAGAGTATGGTGGAGCAGGCTTGTTTGGCTTAAATTCGCCTGTCATTAAAGCACATGGATCATCTAATGCCAATGCTATCTTGAATGCAATCCGACAAGCAAGAACGATGGCGCAGTATGATGTTTGTGGAACAATTCGTGAAACAGTAGGAAAGGTGGACATTCAATGA
- the fabD gene encoding ACP S-malonyltransferase, whose amino-acid sequence MTKVAFIFPGQGSQIVGMGKELAATYDSSQQFLEQADHVLDFQLSQLITEGPQDELTLTYNAQPALLTVGSMIAERLVDAGITPDYTAGHSLGEYTALVASGVLSFEDGVSVVHQRGLFMNEAVPAGEGAMAAILGLDGDKLKEVTDAITAEGFAVQPANLNCPGQIVISGTKAGVERACVQLKEVGAKRAIPLDVSGPFHSSLMQPAAEKLRAALDKVTMTDATIPVIANVNASAVTDSNVIKGLLVEQLYSPVLWEDSVRALLELGVTHFIECGPGKVLSGLVKKIDRSATILPVYDEETLQAVIEASKGWS is encoded by the coding sequence ATGACGAAAGTGGCATTCATTTTCCCGGGGCAAGGCTCACAAATAGTAGGGATGGGGAAAGAATTAGCAGCAACCTATGACAGCAGTCAACAATTTTTAGAACAAGCAGACCATGTCCTTGATTTTCAACTGAGTCAATTGATTACAGAAGGCCCACAAGATGAATTGACGCTTACTTATAACGCGCAACCTGCTTTGCTGACGGTTGGCTCGATGATTGCGGAAAGATTAGTAGACGCTGGTATTACACCAGATTATACGGCCGGTCACAGTCTAGGAGAGTATACAGCGTTAGTTGCTTCGGGGGTACTGTCGTTTGAAGATGGTGTCTCTGTCGTTCATCAGCGTGGATTATTTATGAATGAAGCAGTTCCAGCAGGTGAAGGGGCAATGGCTGCAATTCTTGGGCTTGATGGTGACAAGCTGAAAGAAGTGACGGATGCGATTACAGCTGAGGGCTTTGCCGTTCAACCGGCTAACTTGAATTGTCCGGGGCAAATTGTCATTTCTGGCACAAAGGCAGGCGTCGAAAGGGCTTGCGTTCAGCTGAAAGAAGTGGGCGCGAAAAGAGCCATTCCACTCGATGTTAGCGGGCCATTCCATTCATCACTTATGCAGCCAGCGGCAGAGAAGTTACGTGCTGCGTTGGATAAAGTGACGATGACAGATGCAACGATTCCAGTCATTGCGAATGTGAATGCATCAGCAGTCACCGATTCGAATGTCATCAAAGGCCTGCTCGTTGAACAACTGTATTCACCTGTACTTTGGGAAGATTCTGTTCGGGCATTGCTTGAACTGGGCGTCACGCATTTCATCGAATGTGGCCCGGGTAAAGTATTGAGCGGGCTCGTAAAGAAAATAGATCGTAGTGCTACAATACTGCCGGTGTATGATGAAGAAACGTTACAAGCTGTCATCGAAGCTTCGAAAGGGTGGTCGTAA
- a CDS encoding acyl carrier protein produces the protein MSTVLERVTKVIVDRLGVDESEVKLEASFRDDLGADSLDVVELVMELEDEFEMEISDDDAEKVTTVGDTVSYIESKIN, from the coding sequence TTGTCAACAGTACTTGAACGTGTAACGAAAGTAATCGTCGATCGCCTCGGTGTCGACGAAAGTGAAGTTAAATTAGAAGCTTCTTTCCGTGATGATCTAGGCGCAGATTCACTAGACGTCGTAGAATTGGTTATGGAATTAGAAGATGAATTCGAAATGGAAATTTCTGATGATGATGCTGAAAAGGTAACGACTGTAGGAGACACAGTTTCGTATATCGAATCGAAAATCAACTAA
- the rnc gene encoding ribonuclease III, with product MNSRRNNGRTTTATLPIAIRNKFDELQKRLDIHFINHALLYNAFTHSSYVNEHRRKNFTDNERLEFLGDAVLELGVSRFLYSTEPGMSEGELTKLRAAIVCEPSLVKFSSELNFGDYILLGKGEEQTGGRMRPALLADVFEAFIGALYIDQGMEAVVPFLEKVVFPKISLGAFSHVMDYKSRLQEIVQQKNNGQLQYEIIEEKGPAHAKKFVTVVRLGETELGTGLGKSKKEAEQEAARHAIQELKSRQAEGES from the coding sequence ATGAACAGTAGACGAAATAATGGTAGAACTACAACGGCAACACTTCCAATCGCAATACGCAATAAATTTGATGAGCTACAAAAAAGACTGGATATTCATTTTATTAATCATGCGCTATTATACAATGCGTTCACGCATTCATCTTATGTGAATGAGCATCGGAGAAAAAATTTCACTGATAACGAAAGGCTTGAATTTTTAGGAGATGCAGTACTAGAACTTGGCGTGTCACGGTTCCTTTATTCGACAGAGCCTGGTATGAGTGAAGGAGAGCTGACGAAATTGAGGGCTGCGATTGTATGCGAACCTTCTCTTGTTAAGTTTTCTAGTGAGCTTAATTTTGGTGACTATATTCTCCTAGGAAAAGGTGAGGAACAAACAGGGGGACGGATGCGCCCAGCTCTTCTAGCAGACGTATTTGAAGCGTTTATCGGTGCGTTGTACATAGATCAGGGAATGGAAGCTGTCGTCCCGTTTCTTGAAAAGGTTGTCTTTCCTAAAATCAGTCTCGGTGCTTTTTCGCATGTGATGGATTATAAAAGTCGTCTACAAGAAATCGTTCAGCAGAAAAATAATGGTCAGCTTCAGTATGAAATCATCGAGGAGAAGGGTCCTGCTCACGCTAAAAAATTCGTGACTGTCGTTCGCCTCGGTGAGACAGAGCTTGGAACGGGTCTTGGCAAATCGAAAAAAGAAGCGGAACAAGAAGCAGCCCGTCATGCGATTCAAGAACTTAAGAGTCGACAGGCCGAAGGGGAGAGCTGA
- the fapR gene encoding transcription factor FapR has translation MRMPKKERQQQLGLLLEGNPFLTDGELAEHFTVSVQTIRLDRLEGGIPELRERLKTVATRTMKEEVKSLHSDEVIGDIIDIELDKRALSIFDVTTDHVFQRNGITRGHHLFAQANSLAVAVMDDDLALTVKSTINFLKPVKAGERVVARAEVKKESLVEKRTLVEVVSTVGDETVFTGEFYMFRTTDRKQVETI, from the coding sequence TTGAGAATGCCTAAAAAGGAACGGCAACAACAGCTTGGATTGTTGCTTGAGGGAAATCCATTTTTAACAGATGGAGAATTGGCGGAACATTTTACCGTGAGTGTGCAAACAATTCGATTGGATCGTTTGGAAGGTGGCATACCTGAACTAAGGGAACGGTTAAAAACCGTCGCCACACGCACGATGAAGGAAGAAGTGAAGTCGCTTCATTCTGATGAGGTTATTGGAGATATTATTGATATTGAACTTGATAAAAGAGCTTTATCCATTTTTGATGTAACGACAGATCATGTTTTTCAACGGAATGGTATCACGCGTGGACATCATCTTTTTGCCCAAGCTAATTCACTCGCAGTTGCAGTTATGGATGATGATTTGGCGTTGACGGTGAAATCGACGATTAACTTCTTGAAGCCTGTGAAAGCAGGGGAGAGGGTTGTCGCGCGTGCTGAAGTGAAGAAAGAAAGCTTAGTAGAAAAAAGAACACTTGTTGAAGTTGTTTCAACGGTTGGCGATGAAACCGTGTTTACGGGTGAGTTTTATATGTTCCGGACGACAGATAGGAAGCAGGTAGAAACCATATGA
- the fabG gene encoding 3-oxoacyl-[acyl-carrier-protein] reductase, producing the protein MGKFAGKAAIVTGASRGIGREIALLLAQEGARVAVNYSGSKDKADEVVQAITASGGEAFAIQADVSNADSVKAMIDQTLETFGSIDILVNNAGITKDNLLMRMKDDEWDDVININLKGVFLCTKGVTRQMMRQRAGKIVNVASIVGVSGNPGQANYVAAKAGVIGFTKTAAKELASRNINVNAVAPGFITTDMTDALNEEVKSQMLSAIPLGKLGSPADVAKTVMFLLSDDAAYITGQTIHVDGGMVM; encoded by the coding sequence ATGGGGAAATTTGCAGGGAAAGCAGCCATAGTTACAGGCGCGTCACGCGGAATTGGTCGTGAAATCGCATTGTTGCTTGCGCAAGAAGGCGCACGCGTTGCGGTTAACTATAGTGGGAGTAAGGACAAGGCCGATGAGGTCGTTCAAGCAATCACAGCGTCTGGTGGAGAGGCGTTTGCTATCCAAGCAGATGTTTCCAATGCGGACAGCGTAAAGGCAATGATTGATCAAACGCTTGAAACCTTTGGCTCCATTGATATCCTTGTGAACAATGCAGGGATTACAAAAGATAATCTGCTTATGCGGATGAAAGACGATGAGTGGGACGATGTCATTAACATCAACTTAAAAGGTGTGTTCCTCTGCACGAAAGGTGTCACACGCCAAATGATGAGACAGCGTGCTGGTAAAATTGTCAACGTTGCATCGATCGTTGGTGTCTCGGGGAATCCAGGCCAGGCGAACTATGTTGCAGCGAAAGCAGGGGTCATTGGCTTTACGAAAACGGCGGCCAAAGAGCTTGCTTCACGTAATATTAATGTCAATGCAGTAGCTCCTGGTTTTATCACGACAGATATGACAGATGCGTTGAATGAAGAAGTGAAAAGTCAAATGCTATCGGCCATACCACTCGGTAAGTTAGGCAGTCCAGCAGACGTAGCGAAGACAGTTATGTTTTTATTATCAGATGACGCTGCTTATATTACAGGACAGACTATCCATGTTGATGGTGGAATGGTAATGTAA
- the smc gene encoding chromosome segregation protein SMC, whose protein sequence is MFLKRLEIMGFKSFAERVGVDFVPGVTAVVGPNGSGKSNIIDAIRWVLGEQSAKSLRGAKMEDVIFAGSDSRKSLNFAEVTLILDNSKGLFPLDYTEISVSRRVFRSGESAYLLNGQQCRLKDINDVFMDSGIGKEAFSIISQGRVDEVLNSRPEDRRSIFDEAAGVLKYKTRKKKAEHKLFETEDNLDRILDILKELDSRIGPLRESAEAAKKHQVLSEETREADVYLLNYDAQNLRDGIVVKSGDVAKFEQDRGRLEADIGTAEEATATLTQQLTLIDEQLDGLQKQLVEASAEAEKWEGRRLLSLEKRRNSDQQLERIQLELVATDKEKLSLSEKLTIAREKIALSETEYGKTTVEMDGISQILKRSVKETEQQIEELKSTYIDLLNEEATIRNDLKHIGERLEGERTSSEKISQQTSILKEKFQELTKEKAGKAAALAALKRELKEADVAYRELTKLLRKTEADLHAQQELVQKALNKQHEMRGRVHALESMEADFSGFYSGVKEVLVAKKSGKLVGIDGAVAELISVDKDYIKAVETALGGAMQHIVTATELEARKAIAYLKAKNAGRATFLPRDVMKSRKIQPSSLRAVEQHPEFIGTADRLVQADAAYTIITENLLGNTIVAKTLAGASAIAKALGYRFRVVTIDGDIVNAGGSLTGGGVKGQASVFTRKAELETLQTQLVRMAESIQSATTTIGDTKMDVAKKLHEADRLRKITDSLQIDIATTESSIRESEIAIQSVEADIASTDLGRRGAEHTGSELLDKKAKLLENHAQVKTKLDTIQSEVATLERLASNWRNEEATLTSRYNELREQAAVLREQKVHQQLSIDEMERAAGQVEHKLISLRDQLQFFAGSEEGRELTAEEIVVQIDKASAEKDFIETAIMKSRETRSELSIQLEGKGTLLRQLRESLGEVISTLNALSVVISRLEVKYEAVTQRLLDDYGLHPNDSVSADFDEQQTRVKVEDLKRQLAALGPVNPGSIEEFTEVSERHTFLNEQRNDLIEAKNTLHEAMSEMDTEMTMRFSTTFNAVQSRFRQVFKEMFGGGDADLILTQPNNLLETGVEIVARPPGKKLQNLSLLSGGERSLTAIALLFSIIEVRPVPFCILDEVEAALDEANVIRYSKYLKKSSEKTQFIVITHRKGTMEGADVLYGITMQESGVSRLISVKLSEVPEEAIM, encoded by the coding sequence GTGTTTCTGAAAAGACTTGAAATCATGGGATTTAAATCGTTTGCCGAGCGGGTTGGCGTCGATTTTGTTCCAGGTGTAACAGCAGTTGTCGGTCCAAACGGCAGTGGGAAAAGTAATATTATAGATGCTATCCGTTGGGTACTTGGCGAGCAGTCTGCTAAATCACTCCGTGGTGCGAAAATGGAAGATGTTATATTCGCAGGTAGTGATTCACGGAAATCGCTGAACTTTGCGGAAGTGACACTTATTTTGGATAATAGCAAAGGATTATTTCCGCTGGATTATACAGAAATAAGTGTCAGCAGACGCGTATTTCGTTCAGGGGAAAGTGCTTATTTGCTCAACGGTCAGCAATGCCGATTAAAAGATATCAATGATGTCTTTATGGATTCGGGAATAGGAAAAGAAGCATTCTCCATCATTTCACAAGGGCGTGTCGATGAAGTTTTAAATAGTCGGCCGGAAGATCGTCGTAGTATTTTTGATGAGGCTGCTGGAGTGCTCAAGTATAAAACAAGAAAAAAGAAGGCGGAGCATAAACTGTTTGAAACGGAAGATAATCTCGATCGTATCCTTGATATTTTGAAGGAGCTTGATTCGAGAATTGGCCCGTTACGGGAAAGTGCAGAAGCGGCTAAGAAGCATCAAGTGTTATCGGAAGAAACGCGTGAAGCAGACGTCTACTTACTCAACTACGATGCACAAAACCTTCGAGATGGCATCGTCGTTAAATCAGGGGATGTTGCCAAGTTCGAACAGGATAGAGGGCGGCTTGAAGCTGATATAGGCACAGCGGAAGAAGCGACTGCTACTTTGACTCAACAGCTTACATTGATTGACGAACAGTTGGATGGCTTACAAAAACAACTCGTTGAGGCAAGTGCCGAGGCAGAGAAGTGGGAAGGAAGACGTCTTTTATCATTAGAAAAACGTCGTAACAGTGACCAACAGCTGGAGAGAATCCAACTGGAACTTGTCGCAACTGACAAGGAAAAATTGTCATTGTCGGAAAAATTGACAATAGCTCGTGAGAAAATAGCTTTGTCAGAAACCGAATATGGCAAAACAACTGTCGAAATGGATGGTATTTCTCAAATTTTGAAACGCTCCGTCAAAGAGACAGAACAACAAATTGAAGAGTTGAAATCGACTTATATTGATCTGCTCAATGAAGAAGCGACCATCCGGAATGACTTGAAGCATATCGGGGAGCGGCTTGAAGGAGAAAGAACTTCATCCGAGAAAATTTCGCAGCAGACGTCTATTCTGAAGGAGAAATTTCAAGAGCTCACGAAAGAAAAGGCTGGAAAGGCAGCTGCGTTAGCTGCGTTGAAGCGGGAATTGAAGGAAGCTGATGTGGCTTATCGTGAATTAACCAAGCTATTACGGAAAACAGAAGCTGATCTTCATGCGCAACAGGAACTTGTGCAAAAAGCGCTCAATAAGCAACATGAGATGCGTGGTAGAGTGCATGCGCTTGAAAGTATGGAAGCGGATTTTTCTGGTTTTTATTCAGGCGTAAAAGAAGTGCTTGTTGCAAAGAAGTCCGGTAAATTAGTAGGGATTGATGGAGCGGTAGCGGAACTAATTTCCGTCGATAAAGACTATATTAAAGCGGTGGAAACAGCACTTGGTGGTGCCATGCAACATATCGTCACAGCGACTGAGCTGGAAGCAAGAAAGGCGATTGCTTATTTAAAGGCCAAGAATGCCGGAAGAGCGACGTTTTTACCAAGAGATGTCATGAAGTCGCGGAAGATTCAGCCATCGTCACTGCGTGCGGTGGAGCAACATCCGGAATTTATTGGCACTGCGGATCGTCTTGTGCAAGCAGATGCAGCTTATACAATCATTACTGAAAACTTACTCGGCAATACAATAGTGGCTAAAACACTTGCAGGTGCGTCAGCGATTGCGAAAGCGTTAGGTTATCGATTCCGTGTTGTAACGATTGATGGCGATATAGTGAACGCAGGTGGTTCATTAACGGGGGGCGGTGTGAAAGGGCAGGCTTCTGTTTTTACACGAAAAGCAGAGTTGGAAACATTGCAAACGCAACTTGTTCGGATGGCTGAATCCATCCAATCTGCTACAACGACCATCGGCGATACGAAAATGGATGTGGCAAAAAAGCTACATGAAGCAGATCGACTGCGAAAAATAACAGATAGTTTACAAATCGATATTGCAACAACTGAATCAAGTATTCGTGAGTCTGAAATTGCCATTCAGTCCGTTGAAGCAGATATTGCATCCACTGATTTAGGAAGACGTGGTGCTGAACATACAGGCTCTGAATTATTGGATAAGAAAGCGAAGTTATTAGAAAATCATGCACAGGTGAAAACGAAGTTGGATACGATTCAGTCAGAGGTGGCAACACTCGAACGCCTTGCTTCCAATTGGAGAAACGAAGAAGCCACATTGACAAGTCGCTATAATGAATTGCGGGAGCAAGCGGCTGTTTTACGTGAGCAAAAGGTGCATCAACAATTATCGATTGATGAGATGGAACGTGCAGCTGGCCAAGTGGAACATAAACTGATTTCATTGCGGGATCAATTGCAATTTTTCGCAGGAAGTGAAGAGGGTCGAGAGTTAACAGCAGAAGAGATTGTTGTCCAAATCGACAAAGCGTCTGCTGAAAAAGATTTCATTGAAACAGCGATTATGAAGAGCAGAGAAACCCGTTCGGAACTTTCTATTCAGCTTGAAGGAAAGGGCACGTTACTGCGGCAGCTTAGAGAGAGTTTAGGTGAAGTGATTTCTACGTTGAATGCATTGTCTGTAGTTATTTCACGGCTTGAAGTGAAATACGAGGCGGTGACACAACGTCTTTTGGATGACTACGGATTGCATCCGAATGACAGCGTCTCTGCCGATTTTGATGAGCAGCAAACAAGGGTGAAAGTTGAGGATTTGAAACGCCAACTAGCAGCTTTAGGCCCGGTCAATCCCGGTTCTATCGAAGAGTTTACTGAAGTGTCTGAGCGGCATACGTTCTTAAATGAGCAACGCAATGATTTAATTGAAGCGAAAAATACGCTCCACGAGGCAATGTCTGAAATGGATACGGAAATGACAATGCGTTTCTCAACGACATTTAACGCTGTTCAAAGCCGTTTCCGTCAAGTGTTTAAAGAAATGTTTGGAGGTGGGGATGCAGATTTAATCCTCACACAACCGAATAATCTGTTGGAAACAGGTGTAGAAATCGTCGCGCGTCCACCCGGGAAGAAATTGCAGAATTTGAGCTTGTTGTCAGGTGGCGAACGTTCATTGACGGCGATTGCTTTACTATTCTCGATTATCGAAGTCCGGCCTGTGCCGTTTTGTATTCTTGATGAAGTCGAGGCGGCGCTCGATGAAGCGAATGTTATACGCTATAGTAAATACTTGAAGAAATCCTCAGAAAAAACACAATTCATCGTCATCACACACCGTAAAGGGACGATGGAGGGAGCCGATGTACTGTATGGTATCACGATGCAGGAATCAGGTGTTTCTAGACTTATTTCGGTCAAACTATCCGAGGTGCCGGAAGAGGCTATTATGTAA